One stretch of Bremerella cremea DNA includes these proteins:
- a CDS encoding sodium:solute symporter family transporter, whose protein sequence is MSFLDSLAIPPVDAAIIALYILGTTLLGVWIGRGEDSTSDFFLGSGNLPSWALLLSIVATETSTVTFLSVPGLAFKQGGNFGFLQLAIGYIIGRVLVLTFLLPIYFKGKNTTAYEVFQRNFGTSTRKLASVFFLGARTLGDGLRLFLTAFTLQQVIHINFDVSVAVIAIATAIYALFGGVRSVVWNDCLQFAVYMTGAFIAIGVILYRLPGGAEEYFNFASETGRLQLFNTSFMPADGQLTLWSGIFGGAVLSLATHGADQLIVQRYLCAKNQRSAGLALFWSGPIVFAQFALFLAIGAGLACYYAQFDPARESLAGDQAFASFIVNDLPIGIRGIILAAVFAAAMSTLSSSVNSSSSSLLDDIGGEAMQKLPDSQRLLMARVFTVSFTALQAMVALVAYYLDFANNVVHQALAIAGFSAGLLLGLFLIALTIGRVSSLFANIGLLTGAVIVVCVSQYYGISGYWNSLICSVSVFTITATLWAVMNVLYKPSPIASAEDET, encoded by the coding sequence ATGAGCTTTCTCGATTCCCTTGCGATTCCCCCTGTCGATGCCGCGATTATCGCGTTGTACATCCTCGGAACGACGTTGCTAGGGGTTTGGATCGGTAGAGGGGAAGACTCGACAAGCGACTTTTTTTTGGGGTCTGGCAATTTACCCTCTTGGGCGTTGCTGCTTTCGATTGTGGCAACCGAGACCAGCACCGTCACGTTTTTGAGCGTGCCTGGCTTGGCTTTTAAGCAGGGAGGCAATTTTGGATTCTTGCAGCTGGCGATCGGCTATATCATTGGCCGCGTCTTGGTGCTGACGTTTCTATTGCCGATCTACTTCAAAGGTAAGAACACCACGGCTTATGAAGTTTTCCAGCGCAACTTCGGCACCTCGACCCGCAAACTGGCTTCGGTCTTCTTCTTAGGTGCCCGTACGCTTGGCGATGGCCTACGTTTGTTTTTAACCGCATTCACCTTGCAACAAGTGATTCACATTAACTTTGATGTGAGCGTTGCCGTGATTGCGATTGCGACGGCCATTTACGCTTTGTTTGGCGGGGTGCGCTCGGTGGTGTGGAACGACTGCCTGCAGTTCGCCGTTTACATGACCGGAGCTTTCATTGCCATCGGCGTGATCCTCTATCGTTTGCCAGGCGGCGCGGAAGAGTATTTCAACTTCGCATCAGAAACCGGCCGTTTGCAATTGTTTAACACCAGCTTTATGCCTGCGGATGGTCAGTTGACGCTCTGGTCAGGTATTTTTGGCGGGGCCGTGCTGAGCTTGGCGACGCATGGGGCCGACCAGTTAATCGTGCAGCGATATTTGTGTGCCAAGAACCAACGTTCGGCCGGGCTGGCGCTGTTTTGGAGCGGTCCCATCGTGTTCGCTCAGTTTGCCCTCTTTCTGGCGATTGGTGCTGGCCTGGCTTGCTATTATGCTCAGTTCGATCCGGCCCGCGAAAGTTTGGCGGGTGATCAAGCGTTTGCCTCGTTCATTGTTAACGATTTGCCGATCGGCATTCGCGGGATTATCTTGGCCGCCGTGTTTGCCGCTGCGATGTCTACGCTTTCCAGCTCGGTCAACTCCTCGTCGAGTTCGTTACTGGATGACATCGGTGGCGAGGCAATGCAAAAACTACCTGACTCACAACGGCTGCTAATGGCCCGTGTGTTTACGGTTTCGTTCACGGCGCTTCAAGCGATGGTCGCCTTGGTGGCTTACTATCTAGATTTTGCCAACAACGTTGTCCACCAAGCCCTGGCGATCGCCGGTTTTTCTGCAGGCCTTTTGTTGGGGCTATTCCTGATCGCCCTGACGATTGGTCGTGTTTCGAGTTTGTTCGCCAACATCGGCTTGCTGACCGGGGCCGTGATTGTCGTTTGTGTCTCGCAATACTACGGCATAAGCGGCTATTGGAATTCTTTGATTTGCAGTGTAAGTGTGTTTACGATTACCGCGACCCTTTGGGCCGTGATGAACGTTCTTTACAAGCCATCGCCGATTGCCTCTGCCGAGGATGAAACATGA
- a CDS encoding secretin N-terminal domain-containing protein, whose protein sequence is MHRASFVFPSPQWISSHLLAWCLIFIGIVPAAIAQETANATDAPLAAEPATSEAEEEKSSATSTSTPQNDRLRFSFAGASWRDVFEWIAEAGDLSLYVDEVPTGSFSYSDSDYFTVNQAITRLNLFLLPRGFTLVRRGQLLSVINLGDPRGLQQLDAMSTVVTLDQLSQIDDHEVVKCFVPLGELVPTEVINELQPLSLITTPVVLPKSNQLIITDSAKNLRSALQVIETMQQPEEDDAVVKRFDLKHVDADTVLMVAGTHLGIPTGETNGLDITITTDVSGKRMFAVGSVEKLNRLESLLKVVDVPDEAAVAEKAKTLIAHRITGDNLQIVYDVLQTVLADKSLRLTMQPESNSIVALADADVHQLIRETIEELQAPSVEFAVVELKSVDPYFAVSLIGEMFELPTTEDLRRKGKEEEPRVKPPKVDADPGERRLFVRGTGEQIKQIEALIAQLDARGQSKSNSDLRFVPLTGPTRENVLQTAKQNWQGDNCLQILPPAEANPTTVIERTVFPEGEQNTDSEPTVSPTTDQLEPADQAPSLKNQDDFVATSAPYGDAISSTTTTEKAMAPIRSQVVPNGILLQSEDTEALDRFEEHLRSITTQDKKTISPTIVYYLKYVTAEEAVKMLADLLDGGNALAEPASETLINGSSNYTSSSGFFGSFLFERDGVTTVTAGTATVVSDARLNRLIVQGTKEDIAMIEDYMKIIDKDSSITAIETSGRSHIIELKHARATEVAEVIREAFPTRIDTTNQRAAQRAAEPPRPDDRRGSGNGRSVDDNPTRGSEPKMAVAVHESSNSLVITAPDSLFSEVQKLVDTVDRRSERSVQVISASGAINKETITQILAEQFGGQSNSSSSRDRRDPRSYSRGR, encoded by the coding sequence ATGCACCGCGCTTCCTTCGTTTTTCCAAGTCCTCAATGGATTTCATCGCACCTATTGGCTTGGTGCTTGATCTTCATCGGCATCGTCCCTGCGGCGATTGCTCAAGAAACGGCAAACGCTACCGATGCGCCTCTGGCAGCGGAGCCAGCCACGAGCGAGGCCGAAGAAGAGAAGTCTTCCGCCACCTCGACTTCGACGCCGCAAAACGACCGCTTACGTTTTTCGTTTGCCGGGGCATCGTGGCGCGATGTCTTTGAATGGATCGCTGAGGCTGGCGATCTTTCGCTGTATGTCGACGAAGTGCCGACCGGCAGCTTCAGCTATTCCGATAGCGACTACTTCACCGTCAATCAGGCCATTACGCGGCTGAACCTGTTTTTGCTGCCGCGTGGATTCACCTTGGTTCGTCGTGGGCAACTCCTATCGGTAATCAACCTGGGCGACCCACGCGGGCTCCAGCAGCTCGACGCCATGTCGACCGTGGTGACTCTCGATCAGCTCTCCCAGATCGACGATCACGAAGTGGTCAAATGCTTCGTCCCGCTCGGCGAACTGGTTCCCACGGAAGTGATCAACGAATTGCAACCGTTGTCGCTGATCACCACGCCCGTGGTGCTGCCGAAATCGAACCAATTAATCATTACCGATAGCGCGAAAAACCTGCGTAGTGCTCTGCAAGTGATCGAAACGATGCAGCAGCCCGAGGAAGACGACGCCGTGGTCAAGCGGTTCGACTTGAAACATGTCGACGCAGACACGGTTTTGATGGTCGCTGGCACCCACCTGGGAATTCCGACCGGTGAAACCAACGGGCTCGATATCACCATCACGACCGATGTGTCGGGCAAGCGAATGTTCGCGGTTGGTTCTGTCGAGAAGCTAAACCGGCTCGAATCGCTGCTGAAAGTGGTGGACGTCCCCGACGAAGCCGCCGTCGCCGAGAAAGCGAAAACACTGATCGCTCACCGGATCACCGGCGATAACCTGCAAATTGTTTACGATGTCTTGCAAACGGTCCTAGCCGATAAGTCGCTGCGGTTGACGATGCAGCCTGAAAGCAACTCGATTGTCGCCCTGGCCGACGCCGACGTGCATCAACTGATTCGCGAAACGATTGAAGAGCTACAAGCCCCTTCGGTCGAGTTCGCGGTGGTCGAACTAAAATCGGTCGATCCTTACTTCGCGGTTTCGCTTATCGGAGAAATGTTCGAGTTGCCCACGACGGAAGATCTTCGTCGCAAAGGGAAAGAAGAGGAACCGCGCGTTAAGCCGCCAAAGGTCGATGCCGATCCGGGCGAACGCCGCCTGTTTGTACGAGGCACCGGCGAACAGATCAAGCAAATCGAAGCGTTGATTGCTCAGCTCGATGCGCGGGGCCAATCCAAAAGCAATAGTGACCTGCGTTTCGTGCCGCTGACCGGCCCCACGCGTGAAAACGTGTTGCAAACCGCGAAACAGAATTGGCAAGGGGATAACTGCCTGCAGATCTTGCCTCCTGCCGAAGCCAACCCCACAACCGTCATCGAACGAACGGTATTCCCTGAAGGGGAGCAAAATACAGACAGCGAGCCCACCGTTTCCCCCACGACCGATCAGCTCGAGCCTGCCGATCAAGCCCCTTCGCTGAAGAATCAGGATGACTTTGTGGCGACTTCAGCCCCCTACGGCGATGCGATCAGCAGCACGACGACCACCGAAAAGGCAATGGCTCCGATCCGCAGCCAGGTTGTCCCTAACGGAATTTTGCTGCAATCGGAAGATACCGAGGCCCTCGATCGCTTCGAGGAACACCTCCGCAGCATCACCACGCAAGATAAGAAAACCATCTCGCCGACGATTGTTTACTACTTGAAGTACGTCACCGCCGAAGAAGCGGTCAAGATGCTGGCCGACCTTCTCGATGGCGGGAACGCCCTGGCCGAACCTGCTTCCGAAACGTTGATCAACGGCAGCAGCAACTACACCAGTTCCAGCGGGTTCTTTGGCAGCTTTCTTTTCGAACGTGACGGCGTGACGACCGTTACGGCGGGGACAGCCACCGTGGTTTCCGATGCCCGGCTCAATCGCTTGATTGTGCAAGGGACCAAGGAAGACATTGCGATGATCGAAGACTACATGAAAATCATCGACAAAGACTCCAGCATCACTGCCATCGAAACCTCAGGCCGTTCGCACATCATCGAGCTTAAGCATGCCCGAGCCACCGAAGTGGCCGAGGTCATTCGCGAAGCATTTCCGACCCGCATCGACACCACCAACCAGCGTGCCGCCCAGCGAGCCGCCGAGCCCCCACGGCCAGACGACCGCCGAGGTTCTGGCAATGGTCGCAGTGTCGACGACAACCCGACTCGCGGCAGCGAACCGAAGATGGCCGTTGCCGTGCATGAGTCGAGTAACTCGCTGGTCATTACCGCCCCTGATTCGCTGTTTAGCGAAGTTCAAAAGCTTGTTGACACGGTCGATCGACGCAGCGAACGTTCGGTCCAGGTTATCTCCGCTTCTGGGGCGATCAATAAAGAGACGATCACGCAGATCTTGGCCGAACAATTCGGCGGGCAGTCCAATTCGTCTTCGTCACGCGATCGCCGCGATCCTCGTTCCTATTCGCGAGGTCGTTAA
- a CDS encoding endonuclease/exonuclease/phosphatase family protein, with the protein MKFCRNVHLPPDRTAVIYKLLFSLSLVALNSVFLAADQPRERSIRVLTYNIHHGEGTDGKIDLPRLAKVIREANPDFVALQEVDRNTQRSGNVDQTAELARLTEMNGYFFQQIDYDGGEYGQAILAKSELIERAQEMLPGEPEREQRLLARGLFQVGGTELWFATTHLHHADRAIREEQVDALNQLFDKLSSPERPAIVCGDFNASPKSEALKSISQVWKISGAGKSLFTFPAEKPTSQIDYVIVRPANVFHIISATVIPEEIASDHCPFLVEIAVTPLLPDRNQSK; encoded by the coding sequence ATGAAGTTTTGCCGTAACGTCCACTTGCCCCCTGATAGGACCGCCGTGATTTACAAGTTGCTCTTTTCGCTTTCGCTTGTAGCACTTAACTCGGTGTTTCTTGCTGCTGACCAGCCGCGCGAACGCTCGATTCGTGTGCTGACCTACAACATTCATCATGGCGAAGGAACCGACGGGAAGATCGATTTGCCTCGGCTGGCGAAGGTGATTCGAGAAGCGAATCCCGATTTCGTGGCGTTACAGGAAGTCGATCGAAACACCCAGCGCAGCGGCAACGTCGATCAAACGGCCGAACTCGCTCGCCTGACCGAGATGAACGGCTACTTCTTTCAGCAAATCGACTACGACGGCGGTGAGTATGGTCAGGCCATTCTGGCGAAGTCCGAACTAATCGAGCGGGCCCAGGAAATGTTGCCTGGCGAACCTGAACGAGAACAACGTTTGTTGGCGCGAGGGTTGTTTCAAGTCGGAGGAACCGAGCTGTGGTTTGCGACCACGCATCTTCATCACGCTGACCGTGCGATTCGGGAAGAACAGGTCGATGCGTTGAACCAATTGTTCGACAAGCTATCCTCGCCAGAACGTCCGGCAATCGTCTGTGGCGACTTCAATGCGTCCCCCAAGAGCGAAGCGCTGAAAAGCATCTCTCAGGTGTGGAAAATCTCAGGAGCTGGAAAGTCGCTATTCACATTCCCGGCAGAAAAACCCACCAGCCAAATAGATTATGTAATTGTTCGTCCCGCTAACGTTTTTCACATAATTTCCGCAACAGTCATCCCGGAAGAGATTGCCTCGGACCATTGCCCCTTCCTAGTGGAGATTGCCGTTACCCCATTGCTACCAGATCGCAACCAATCTAAGTAG
- a CDS encoding BadF/BadG/BcrA/BcrD ATPase family protein: MSVVPLVLPDQLVLAVDGGGTKTACCLARVLADGQWQILANGQAGPSNPRAVGLEQAAEAIQSAVNTALSAANCQASDCRQALFSIAGTLDTTVRAALTEQLYARKLAAQLAVVPDLYPLLDNATAKASFGLIAGTGSVGIGRNAKNQLAITGGWGHILGDDGSGFAIGREALRYTLNTLETTGQPHGLATVICELWNVTTAYQLKTCLAKFNDLKAEVAQLSKVVVEQAKQLDMTAVGILLKAADDLTSLVQQLRIRLEVPENEISIRVSGGLFQSDGFFLEVLHQSLTTSGLQPTLQVLTNPTHGVLELLVSGFQPEQYELLP; encoded by the coding sequence ATGTCTGTCGTGCCTCTCGTTCTGCCTGATCAACTTGTATTGGCAGTTGATGGTGGCGGAACTAAAACGGCCTGCTGTCTTGCACGTGTTCTCGCGGACGGCCAATGGCAAATCTTGGCCAACGGACAAGCTGGGCCGAGTAATCCTCGGGCGGTTGGCCTCGAGCAAGCCGCCGAGGCCATTCAATCAGCCGTCAACACGGCGCTCTCTGCCGCCAACTGTCAGGCCAGCGATTGTCGGCAGGCCTTGTTTTCGATTGCCGGAACGCTCGATACAACCGTTCGCGCGGCTTTGACCGAACAGCTTTACGCTCGCAAACTGGCCGCGCAACTGGCGGTTGTGCCCGATCTTTACCCATTGCTCGATAACGCCACCGCCAAGGCGTCGTTCGGCTTGATTGCCGGGACTGGCTCGGTGGGAATTGGCCGCAATGCGAAAAACCAATTAGCGATCACCGGCGGCTGGGGACATATTCTGGGCGACGACGGCAGCGGCTTTGCCATTGGAAGAGAAGCACTCCGCTACACGCTTAACACCTTGGAAACCACCGGCCAGCCTCATGGCTTGGCGACGGTCATTTGCGAGTTGTGGAACGTAACAACGGCGTACCAACTGAAGACCTGCCTCGCCAAATTTAACGATCTGAAAGCAGAAGTCGCCCAGCTCTCGAAAGTGGTTGTCGAACAAGCGAAGCAATTGGACATGACCGCTGTAGGCATCTTGCTCAAAGCGGCCGACGACCTGACCAGCTTGGTGCAGCAGCTTCGCATCCGTTTAGAAGTCCCTGAAAACGAAATTAGCATTCGCGTCAGTGGCGGGCTATTTCAAAGCGACGGCTTCTTTCTGGAGGTACTGCACCAATCGCTCACAACCAGCGGACTACAGCCAACTCTGCAAGTGTTGACCAATCCGACGCACGGCGTCCTCGAATTGTTGGTCAGCGGATTTCAGCCAGAACAGTACGAGCTGTTGCCGTAG
- a CDS encoding exo-beta-N-acetylmuramidase NamZ domain-containing protein, with amino-acid sequence MILRSLLVLPFLLLPTAVWAEIPTATPEEVGMVGPIAPAIDKEIEQALAEKKMPGCVVTVVRHGKIVYEKAHGNRRIVPDVEPMTVDTVFDMASLTKPISTATSIMQLVEQGKIDLDQPVSKYLPEFKGNGKEEITVRQLMIHVSGLTPDNHVNDYLEGWDTAYEKICDLKLLSPPGDKFRYSDVGFLLLGEMVARVSGKPLDQYAKENVFLPLGMTESGYNPPEALQQRAVTTQEEDGVWLKGTVHDPRARLCGGVAGHAGLFSTSHDLVRYGLGMLAAQHEGEGHVLQPETLKKMTTSYDAVGNLRGLGWDKKSGYSSNRGASMTDAAYGHGGFTGTAMWIDPGLDLVVIFLSNRVHPDGKGSVNQLAGRIGTIAADACLAAEKSTDNAGTKLGIDVLANSKFAALKGKKVGLIANHTSRDKAGQGTHLLLHESPDVDLVTIFSPEHGFAGLLDQSHIGDSVEPKTGVPVKSLYGKTRKPTKEQLAGIDTLVFDIQDIGCRFYTYIATMGLAMEAAAEQDIEFIVLDRPNPLGGVVIDGPMLDDDSRTFVRFHEIPVRHGMTIGELAKMLKAERGLETKLTIIPMEDWQRDDLLYETGLPWRNTSPNMRNLAQALIYPGVGLLETTNVSVGRGTDTPFEILGAPWINGPQLANAINAYEIPGVKAIGIEFTPTSSKYEGELCGGVNFIITDWSKFETLDLGWAVAASLKKLYPNDWETKRLPTLLGSQQVLDMINDGKTPAEIKATYQKDLADFANRREPFLLYE; translated from the coding sequence ATGATATTACGATCTCTTTTAGTGCTACCGTTCCTGCTGTTACCGACGGCAGTCTGGGCTGAAATTCCGACTGCCACGCCAGAAGAAGTGGGCATGGTCGGGCCGATTGCTCCGGCGATCGATAAGGAAATCGAACAAGCGTTGGCCGAGAAGAAAATGCCTGGCTGCGTGGTCACCGTCGTGCGGCACGGTAAGATCGTTTACGAAAAAGCCCACGGCAATCGCCGCATTGTGCCCGATGTCGAGCCGATGACGGTCGACACCGTGTTCGATATGGCTTCGCTCACCAAGCCAATCTCGACGGCGACCAGCATCATGCAGTTGGTCGAGCAAGGCAAAATCGATCTGGACCAGCCGGTTTCCAAGTACCTACCCGAGTTCAAAGGAAACGGCAAGGAAGAGATCACCGTTCGTCAGCTGATGATTCATGTCAGCGGGCTGACGCCTGATAACCATGTGAACGATTACTTGGAAGGGTGGGACACCGCTTACGAAAAGATCTGCGACTTGAAGTTGCTTTCGCCGCCGGGTGACAAATTCCGTTACTCAGACGTCGGCTTTTTGCTGCTGGGCGAAATGGTCGCTCGCGTGTCTGGGAAACCGCTCGATCAATATGCCAAAGAAAACGTCTTCCTACCGCTGGGCATGACCGAAAGTGGTTATAACCCGCCAGAAGCTTTGCAACAGCGAGCCGTCACCACGCAAGAGGAAGATGGCGTGTGGCTGAAAGGGACTGTCCACGATCCACGGGCTCGCCTTTGTGGCGGGGTTGCTGGTCACGCTGGGTTGTTTAGCACCTCGCACGATTTGGTGCGATACGGCCTGGGAATGTTGGCCGCCCAACACGAAGGCGAGGGGCACGTTCTGCAGCCAGAAACGCTGAAGAAGATGACGACTAGCTACGATGCAGTCGGCAATTTGCGCGGCCTCGGCTGGGACAAGAAGAGCGGCTATTCCAGCAACCGTGGTGCCTCGATGACCGACGCTGCTTACGGGCACGGCGGGTTCACCGGCACGGCCATGTGGATCGATCCAGGCTTAGACCTGGTGGTGATCTTTCTTTCCAATCGCGTTCACCCGGACGGCAAAGGCTCAGTCAATCAACTCGCCGGTCGCATTGGCACCATTGCCGCCGATGCTTGCTTGGCTGCTGAAAAGTCAACCGACAACGCTGGCACCAAACTCGGTATCGACGTTCTGGCCAATAGCAAGTTCGCGGCACTCAAAGGAAAGAAAGTCGGCTTGATTGCCAACCACACCAGTCGCGACAAAGCAGGCCAAGGAACGCATCTGCTGCTACACGAATCGCCCGATGTCGACCTGGTAACCATCTTTAGCCCAGAACATGGTTTTGCAGGCCTGCTCGATCAATCGCACATTGGCGACTCGGTCGAACCAAAGACCGGTGTGCCAGTGAAAAGTTTGTATGGCAAAACGCGTAAGCCGACCAAGGAGCAACTTGCCGGGATCGATACGCTGGTATTCGACATTCAAGACATCGGCTGCCGTTTTTACACCTACATCGCGACGATGGGCTTGGCCATGGAAGCCGCCGCAGAACAAGACATCGAATTCATCGTCCTCGATCGTCCCAACCCGCTAGGCGGCGTCGTGATCGATGGGCCGATGCTCGATGACGACTCGCGTACGTTCGTCCGGTTTCATGAAATCCCGGTTCGTCACGGCATGACCATTGGCGAACTGGCCAAAATGCTGAAGGCGGAGCGAGGTCTGGAAACCAAGCTAACGATCATCCCCATGGAAGACTGGCAACGCGACGACCTGCTGTACGAAACTGGCCTCCCGTGGCGCAACACGTCGCCGAACATGCGTAACCTGGCCCAAGCGCTGATCTACCCAGGCGTCGGCCTGTTGGAAACAACCAACGTTTCGGTCGGTCGCGGCACCGATACCCCGTTCGAGATCTTAGGCGCACCTTGGATTAACGGTCCCCAACTAGCCAACGCCATCAACGCCTACGAGATTCCCGGGGTGAAAGCAATTGGCATCGAGTTCACCCCGACTTCCAGCAAGTACGAAGGGGAATTATGTGGAGGTGTCAACTTCATCATCACCGATTGGAGCAAGTTCGAGACGCTCGACCTCGGCTGGGCTGTTGCGGCGAGCTTGAAGAAGTTATACCCCAACGACTGGGAAACCAAACGCCTGCCCACGTTACTGGGCAGCCAACAAGTGCTCGACATGATCAACGACGGCAAGACCCCGGCAGAAATCAAAGCGACCTACCAAAAAGACCTAGCCGATTTCGCCAACCGCCGCGAACCGTTCTTGCTTTACGAGTAA
- the murQ gene encoding N-acetylmuramic acid 6-phosphate etherase, giving the protein MLDHLTTEASNPASEQLDELSTLEIVKLINDQDAGIAEAVARQSQQIATAVDVISDRLHNGGRLIYFGAGTSGRLGILDAAECPPTFRSDPRQVVGLIAGGPSAITTAVEGAEDNPSLGMQDLERIQLSPNDVVVGIATSGRTPYVIGGLEYARELGAYAIGLTCNDNSEMKPYCDLVIAPVVGPEILSGSTRMKAGTATKMVLNMLSTGAMIRQGKTFGNLMVDLRATNTKLNARARRIVKAATELSDAEAVDLLARCNGEVKTAIVVHHTEQSPEAARTLLDRASGHLRRAIHDGTNGAVRL; this is encoded by the coding sequence ATGCTCGACCACCTAACAACCGAGGCCAGCAACCCGGCATCGGAACAACTTGACGAACTCTCGACGCTCGAGATCGTCAAACTCATTAACGATCAAGACGCTGGTATTGCCGAGGCGGTCGCGCGTCAGTCGCAACAAATTGCCACAGCAGTCGACGTGATCTCCGACCGCTTGCATAACGGTGGCCGCCTGATTTATTTCGGCGCTGGCACCTCCGGCCGCCTAGGTATCCTCGACGCAGCCGAATGCCCGCCCACGTTCCGTTCCGATCCTCGCCAGGTTGTCGGCTTAATTGCCGGAGGGCCGTCGGCGATTACCACCGCTGTGGAAGGGGCCGAAGACAATCCTTCGCTCGGCATGCAAGACTTAGAACGAATTCAGCTTTCGCCTAACGATGTTGTGGTGGGTATCGCCACCAGTGGTCGCACGCCGTATGTGATTGGTGGTTTGGAATATGCCCGAGAGTTAGGTGCTTACGCGATTGGTTTGACCTGCAACGACAACTCGGAAATGAAGCCGTACTGCGATCTGGTTATCGCTCCGGTTGTCGGGCCAGAGATCCTCAGCGGATCGACTCGTATGAAAGCAGGTACCGCAACCAAGATGGTGTTGAACATGCTCAGCACGGGGGCGATGATTCGACAAGGCAAGACCTTCGGCAACTTGATGGTCGACCTGCGGGCCACCAATACCAAGTTAAACGCCCGGGCTCGTCGCATCGTGAAAGCAGCGACCGAACTAAGCGATGCCGAAGCGGTCGATTTGCTTGCTCGTTGCAATGGCGAAGTGAAAACGGCCATCGTTGTCCATCATACCGAGCAATCGCCCGAAGCGGCTCGTACGCTGTTGGATCGTGCGAGCGGACATTTGCGCCGCGCCATTCACGACGGCACCAACGGGGCTGTCCGACTTTAA
- a CDS encoding DUF1559 domain-containing protein → MKRSHNRTGFTLVELLVVIAIIGVLISLLLPAVQQAREAARRMQCSNNLKQIGLALHNYESTHLKFPPGECSANGASTHAFILPFLEQGNVHELFDFRYSINGSSANAKVIVQQITAFQCPSDIQPAGNSIGGSSTIYGGTSYVQNLGAKGTLVTGEKNSALIGPFYRNSATRFADMTDGTTNTALFAEIKKGPSGSSSLMVVPAGDPRDFRVATHVSSGFFNADAETPPSDCETRSNSAWTYRGLQYYRASLVTTFYTHTLTPNARRRDCLDGSYGSRGHLAARSYHPGGAQVCFGDGSVSFMQDTINQVAWRAMGTMQGGEVVNRD, encoded by the coding sequence ATGAAGCGTTCTCATAATCGCACGGGTTTTACGCTCGTGGAATTGTTAGTGGTTATTGCGATCATCGGTGTGTTGATCTCGCTCCTTTTACCTGCCGTACAGCAAGCCCGTGAAGCGGCTCGCCGGATGCAGTGCAGCAATAACCTGAAGCAGATTGGGTTGGCACTGCACAACTATGAAAGCACGCACTTGAAGTTTCCTCCGGGCGAATGCTCGGCCAACGGTGCTTCGACCCATGCGTTCATTCTGCCCTTTCTAGAACAGGGCAATGTTCACGAATTGTTTGACTTCCGCTACTCGATTAACGGTAGTTCCGCCAACGCGAAAGTCATCGTTCAGCAAATTACTGCGTTCCAGTGTCCTTCCGACATTCAACCGGCGGGCAATTCCATCGGCGGTTCATCCACGATCTATGGTGGAACCAGCTATGTTCAGAACCTGGGAGCGAAGGGAACTTTAGTCACCGGCGAAAAGAATTCGGCCCTGATTGGTCCGTTTTACCGAAACTCGGCAACTCGCTTCGCGGATATGACTGACGGAACCACGAATACGGCTCTCTTCGCTGAAATCAAGAAGGGACCAAGCGGTTCCTCCTCGCTAATGGTTGTTCCTGCTGGTGACCCACGTGACTTCCGCGTAGCAACGCACGTTTCCTCTGGCTTCTTTAATGCCGATGCCGAGACACCTCCATCGGATTGTGAAACCCGCAGCAACAGTGCCTGGACTTACCGCGGTTTACAGTATTACCGAGCATCGCTCGTGACTACTTTTTACACGCACACGCTAACCCCCAATGCTCGACGTCGTGACTGCTTGGACGGTTCTTATGGATCGCGTGGTCACTTGGCAGCACGTAGCTACCATCCGGGCGGGGCACAGGTTTGCTTCGGTGACGGTTCGGTCAGCTTCATGCAAGACACCATCAACCAGGTGGCTTGGCGTGCCATGGGCACCATGCAAGGTGGCGAAGTCGTTAATCGCGACTAA